One stretch of Pseudomonas azotoformans DNA includes these proteins:
- a CDS encoding DUF6124 family protein: MPHVMQDSTVLFCVAPDASNEALIANSYETFASVSTLLLDLSEDLSGKHRDIALAIHQLSELGVLLTAKILDREAPSAG; encoded by the coding sequence ATGCCTCACGTCATGCAGGATTCAACCGTGCTCTTCTGCGTTGCTCCAGACGCAAGCAATGAAGCCCTCATTGCCAATAGTTACGAAACCTTCGCCTCTGTCAGTACCCTTCTGCTCGATCTATCCGAAGACCTGAGCGGCAAACACCGTGATATTGCACTGGCTATCCACCAACTGAGTGAGCTGGGCGTATTGCTCACAGCCAAGATCCTTGATCGTGAGGCGCCCTCCGCGGGCTGA